In one window of Dermochelys coriacea isolate rDerCor1 chromosome 3, rDerCor1.pri.v4, whole genome shotgun sequence DNA:
- the PYGB gene encoding glycogen phosphorylase, brain form, with translation MLSLSSVNVGDYIEAVLDRNLAENISRVLYPNDNFFEGKELRLKQEYFVVAATLQDIIRRFKSSNFGSRDPVRTCFETFPDKVAIQLNDTHPALSIPELMRILVDMEKMEWEKAWEITKRTCAYTNHTVLPEALERWPVSMFEKLLPRHLEIIYTINQRHLDHVAALYPGDLDRLRRMSVIEEGDCKRINMAHLCVIGSHAVNGVARIHSEIVKNSVFKDFYEMEPEKFQNKTNGITPRRWLLLCNPGLAGVIAEKIGEDFVTDLSQLKKLLDFVNDEVFIRDVAKVKQENKLKFSAYLEEKYKVKINPSSMFDVHVKRIHEYKRQLLNCLHIITLYNRMRKDPSKSFVPRTVMIGGKAAPGYHMAKMIIKLITSIGDVINNDPYIGDKLKVIFLENYRVSFAEKVIPAADLSQQISTAGTEASGTGNMKFMLNGALTIGTMDGANVEMAEEAGEENLFIFGMRVEDVEELDKRGYNAREYYERIPELRQAIDQLSSGFFSPRDPGCFRDVVNMLMNHDRFKVFADYQAYMECQGRVDQLYRKPREWTKKVIKNIASSGKFSSDRTITEYSREIWGVEPSAVKIPPPNIPRD, from the exons atgctgtctcTCTCCTCAGTCAATGTGGGCGATTATATCGAGGCTGTGTTGGATAGAAACCTGGCAGAAAACATCTCCCGAGTCCTGTATCCAAATGACAAT TTCTTTGAAGGGAAGGAGCTGCGACTGAAGCAGGAATACTTCGTGGTAGCTGCCACCCTGCAGGACATCATTCGCCGTTTCAAGTCTTCCAACTTCGGCTCCCGAGACCCAGTCAGGACGTGCTTTGAGACCTTCCCAGACAAG GTCGCCATTCAGCTGAACGACACTCACCCAGCACTTTCCATCCCGGAGCTCATGCGGATCctggtggacatggagaaaatgGAGTGGGAGaag GCCTGGGAGATCACAAAGCGAACCTGCGCCTACACCAACCACACCGTGCTGCCCGAGGCCCTGGAGCGCTGGCCGGTCTCCATGTTCGAGAAGCTGCTGCCGCGCCACCTGGAGATCATTTATACCATCAACCAAAGACATCTGGAT CATGTGGCCGCCCTCTACCCTGGAGACCTAGACCGTCTGCGTAGGATGTCCGTGATCGAGGAAGGAGACTGCAAGAGGATTAACATGGCCCACCTCTGCGTGATCGGCTCCCACGCCGTCAATGGGGTGGCCAGGATTCACTCCGAAATCGTGAAGAATTCCGT ATTCAAAGATTTCTACGAGATGGAACCAGAGAAGTTCCAGAACAAGACGAACGGCATCACTCCGAGGCGCTGGCTCCTGCTGTGCAACCCAGGACTAGCAGGTGTAATTGCTGAG AAAATTGGAGAAGATTTTGTAACAGATCTGAGCCAGCTGAAGAAGTTACTGGATTTTGTCAATGACGAGGTGTTTATCAGGGATGTGGCCAAAGTCAAACAG GAGAACAAGCTCAAGTTCTCTGCCTACTTGGAGGAGAAGTACAAGGTGAAAATCAACCCGTCCTCCATGTTCGACGTGCACGTGAAGCGGATTCACGAGTACAAGAGGCAGCTCCTCAACTGTCTGCACATCATCACCCTCTACAACC GCATGAGAAAAGACCCATCAAAGTCCTTCGTGCCAAGGACTGTCATGATTGGAGGAAAG GCAGCTCCCGGCTATCACATGGCCAAAATGATTATCAAACTGATCACGTCCATCGGGGACGTCATCAATAACGATCCCTATATAGGAGATAAACTCAAAGTCATCTTCTTGGAGAACTACAGGGTATCCTTTGCTGAGAAAG tgaTTCCTGCAGCCGATCTGTCCCAGCAGATCTCCACGGCTGGCACTGAGGCCTCGGGCACGGGGAACATGAAGTTCATGCTGAACGGGGCCCTCACCATCGGGACCATGGATGGGGCCAACGTGGAGATGGCGGAGGAAGCTGGCGAGGAGAATCTGTTCATCTTCGGCATGCGGGTGGAGGATGTGGAGGAGTTAGACAAACGAGG GTACAATGCTAGGGAATACTACGAGCGCATTCCCGAGCTGAGACAAGCTATCGACCAGCTCAGCAGCGGCTTCTTCTCGCCTAGAGACCCTGGCTGCTTCCGGGATGTCGTCAATATGTTGATGAACCATGACAG ATTTAAAGTGTTTGCCGACTACCAGGCCTACATGGAGTGTCAAGGCCGCGTTGACCAGTTGTACAGG AAGCCAAGAGAGTGGACAAAGAAGGTCATCAAGAACATCGCTTCCTCGGGGAAGTTTTCCAGCGACAGGACGATCACTGAGTACTCCAGAGAAATCTGGGGTGTGGAGCCATCAGCTGTGAAGATCCCCCCACCTAACATCCCCAGGGATTAA